One window from the genome of Acanthochromis polyacanthus isolate Apoly-LR-REF ecotype Palm Island chromosome 21, KAUST_Apoly_ChrSc, whole genome shotgun sequence encodes:
- the sun1b gene encoding SUN domain-containing protein 1 isoform X7: MEEEVQLLANGRTTSKQRRMTMDFSQLHTYTPPQCAPDNTGYTYSLSSSYSTAALDFEKEHQIAPVYESPRMSRRSLRLQTSAGLHGNESSADHSQNHSSSYTSTRRETRKQSSRKQQSSSLSLSLSQAATPRKTLSFSAVSTPITNSSSFQESSVASEASQLTSGLDQSQLRHRTITTTTTTSVDGHWGHGSSFSSSVNGDASVSKSHSSRGNGYICKDCSLHSQRTDSLIAQSSSSLLSSSSSSSQAAEASTDGLSSSSSPFTSIYTRDRSRRSKTGVLVSISNTCLRYSRQALGHVVSLVSLLFNSVVWLGSRAKSPPGKAHSSFCGSMNVKDLVTEDASHLKLNGSLCYCLLQPGYCVVRAGKALGSGVGTSAQRLLSVLWMLLAAPVKAGRGLLWFLASGWYQLVSLMSLLNVFFLTKCLPRLWKLLWLLLPLLLLLALWLWGPSTAALLAYLPAVNLTEWRSASPLTFLSNMVPVPAPVPAAETPVEATPASTASQAPPTLPPVVVSGVDLERLERVERQLALLWEQVRQGDEKQEQRHGDILGLYSTLRDQLHSQTDRESLGLWVSSLLEQRLGVLRGELQDENTHREQSAEQQKQHQESQAARLAGLEALLKALATKTEELQQKQQQYEHEKEKREEEDVTPPSDTAPVSAGVQQEDHDALLAEVQRLEVELSRIRQDLQGVMGCKGKCEQLDTLQDTISAQVSSQLRKELQALFFGSGGSAEEQELPESLVLWLSQRYVSTPDLKASLASLEHSILRNISLQLELSRAQTLGEAESQTQTIVKTISGTVQHTSAAEGLTEEHVKLIVQNALKLYSQDRTGLVDYALESGGGSILSTRCSETYETKTALMSLFGLPLWYFSQSPRVVIQPDVYPGNCWAFKGSQGYLVIRLSLRILPTSFCVEHIPKTLSPTGNITSAPRNFTVYGLDDEYQEEGKLLGHYTYQEDGESLQTFPVQEQNDKVFQIIEVRVLSNWGHPEYTCMYRFRVHGEPRPQ, from the exons ATGGAGGAAGAGGTCCAGCTCTTGGCCAACGGCAGAACCACG TCTAAGCAAAGAAGAATGACCATGGATTTTTCCCAGCTGCACACATACACGCCGCCACAGTGTGCTCCGGACAACACCGGCTATACGTACTCTCTCAG ctccagctACTCCACAGCAGCGTTGGACTTTGAGAAGGAGCACCAGATCGCTCCCGTCTACGAGTCGCCCAGGATGTCACGACGGAGCCTCCGTCTGCAGACCAGCGCCGGTCTCCATGGCAACGAGAGCTCGGCCGATCACTCCcagaaccacagcagcagctacaCCAGCACCAGGAGGGAGACACG gaagcagagcagcagaaagcAACAGTCCAGCTCTCTGTCGTTATCCCTGAGCCAAGCCGCCACGCCGAGGAAAACCCTCTCCTTCTCCGCTGTTAGCACCCCGAtcaccaacagcagcagctttcagGAGAGCAGTGTGGCGTCTGAAGCCTCTCAGCTCACCTCCGGCCTGGACCAGTCCCAGCTGAGGCATcgcaccatcaccaccaccaccactacgTCTGTGGATGGACACTGGG GCCACGGCTCCAGCTTCAGTTCGAGTGTCAACGGTGACGCCAGCGTGTCAAAGTCCCACAGCTCACGTGGAAATGGTTACATCTGCAAAGACTGCTCGTTACACTCTCAGAGGACGGACTCCCTCATCGCGCAGTCTTCATCGTCATTGttatcatcgtcatcatcatcatctcaaGCTGCAGAAGCCTCCACCGATGGcctctcctcctcatcttcacctTTCACCAGTATATACACCAGAGACAGGAGTCGGAGGAGCAAGACAG GTGTCCTGGTGTCAATATCTAACACGTGTTTGCGCTACAGCAGACAGGCCCTGGGCCACGTAGTGTCCTTAGTCAGCCTGCTCTTCAACAGTGTGGTCTGGTTGGGTTCAAGGGCCAAGAGCCCTCCAGGAAAAG CTCACTCGAGTTTCTGTGGAAGCATGAATGTGAAGGATCTGGTGACTGAAGATGCATCTCATCTTAAGCTCAATGGTTCCCTGT GTTACTGCCTCCTCCAGCCGGGTTACTGTGTGGTCAGAGCCGGGAAAGCGTTGGGATCAGGGGTCGGGACGTCGGCACAGAGGCTGCTCTCAGTGCTCTGGATGCTCCTGGCAGCTCCAG TGAAGGCTGGCCGGGGTCTTCTGTGGTTTCTGGCGTCAGGATGGTACCAGCTGGTGTCACTCATGTCGCTCCTCAACGTCTTCTTTCTGACAAA atgcCTTCCCAGACTCTGGAAGCTCCTCTGGCTCCTTCTGCCCCTTTTGCTCCTCCTTG CTCTATGGCTCTGGGGTCCGTCCACTGCCGCCCTGCTCGCCTACCTCCCAGCCGTGAACCTGACCGAGTGGCGTTCAGCGTCTCCTTTGACCTTCTTGTCCAACATGGTGCCGGTTCCTGCTCCTGTCCCTGCAGCAGAGACTCCGGTGGAGGCGACACCAGCCAGCACAGCATCACAGGCACCG CCCACGCTGCCTCCGGTGGTCGTCTCTGGCGTGGACTTGGAGCGTCTTGAACGGGTCGAGCGCCAGCTAGCCCTGCTGTGGGAGCAGGTCCGGCAGGGTGACGAGAAGCAGGAGCAGCGTCACGGAGACATTTTGGGCCTCTACAGCACCCTCAGGGATCAGCTGCACAGCCAGACCGACAGGGAGAGTCTGGGGTTGTGGGTGTCGTCGCTGCTGGAGCAGAGACTCGGTGTGCTGCGTGGAGAGCTGCAGGACGAGAACACACACCGAGAACAG agTGCAGAGCAACAGAAACAACACCAAGAGAGTCAGGCAGCACGACTGGCTGGTTTAGAAGCGCTGCTCAAAGCTCTGGCTACCAAGACAGAG GAgttgcagcagaagcagcagcagtacgagcatgaaaaggagaagagagaggaggaggatgtgacTCCACCATCTGATACTGCTCCTGTCAG TGCGGGTGTGCAGCAGGAGGACCACGACGCTCTGCTAGCCGAGGTGCAGAGACTTGAGGTTGAGCTGAGTAGAATCAGACAGGACCTGCAGGGCGTTATGGGATGTAAGGGCAAGTGTGAGCAGCTGGACACACTGCAGGACACG ATATCAGCCCAGGTGTCCTCCCAGCTGCGTAAAGAGTTGCAGGCTCTGTTTTTTGGCAGCGGTGGGTCTGCAGAGGAGCAGGAGCTGCCCGAGTCTCTGGTCCTCTGGCTGTCCCAACGTTACGTCAGCACACCGGACCTGAAGGCATCGCTGGCCTCTCTGGAGCACAGCATCCTGAGAAACATCTCTCTGCAGCTGGAGCTCAGCCGAGCCCAGACGCTGGGCGAGGCCGAGTCCCAAACCCAGACCATTGTGAAGACGATAAGTGGGACTGTCCAGCACACGTCTGCTGCCGAGGGACTGACAGAGGAG CACGTGAAGCTGATCGTCCAGAATGCTCTGAAGCTCTACTCCCAGGATCGAACCGGCCTGGTGGACTACGCCCTGGAGTCTGGAG GCGGCAGCATCCTCAGCACCCGCTGCTCTGAGACGTATGAGACCAAGACGGCCCTGATGAGTCTGTTCGGACTGCCGCTTTGGTATTTCTCCCAGTCTCCTCGTGTCGTCATCCAG CCTGATGTCTATCCAGGGAACTGCTGGGCCTTTAAAGGCTCTCAGGGCTACCTGGTGATCCGGCTGTCACTGAGGATCTTGCCAACATCCTTCTGTGTGGAGCACATCCCCAAGACCTTGTCCCCGACCGGAAACATCACCAGCGCCCCTCGCAACTTCACCGTCTAT GGTCTGGATGATGAGTACCAGGAGGAAGGGAAGCTGCTGGGACACTACACGTACCAGGAGGACGGGGAGTCGCTGCAAACCTTCCCGGTTCAG GAGCAGAACGACAAGGTTTTCCAGATCATCGAGGTGCGAGTGCTGTCTAACTGGGGTCACCCAGAGTATACCTGCATGTACCGCTTCAGAGTCCACGGAGAGCCTCGTCCTCAGTGA
- the sun1b gene encoding SUN domain-containing protein 1 isoform X4, with translation MEEEVQLLANGRTTSKQRRMTMDFSQLHTYTPPQCAPDNTGYTYSLSSSYSTAALDFEKEHQIAPVYESPRMSRRSLRLQTSAGLHGNESSADHSQNHSSSYTSTRRETRKQSSRKQQSSSLSLSLSQAATPRKTLSFSAVSTPITNSSSFQESSVASEASQLTSGLDQSQLRHRTITTTTTTSVDGHWGHGSSFSSSVNGDASVSKSHSSRGNGYICKDCSLHSQRTDSLIAQSSSSLLSSSSSSSQAAEASTDGLSSSSSPFTSIYTRDRSRRSKTGVLVSISNTCLRYSRQALGHVVSLVSLLFNSVVWLGSRAKSPPGKAHSSFCGSMNVKDLVTEDASHLKLNGSLCDDCKGKQHSETHTVLLTQASRSQRLVGALWSALVYAGYCLLQPGYCVVRAGKALGSGVGTSAQRLLSVLWMLLAAPVKAGRGLLWFLASGWYQLVSLMSLLNVFFLTKCLPRLWKLLWLLLPLLLLLALWLWGPSTAALLAYLPAVNLTEWRSASPLTFLSNMVPVPAPVPAAETPVEATPASTASQAPPTLPPVVVSGVDLERLERVERQLALLWEQVRQGDEKQEQRHGDILGLYSTLRDQLHSQTDRESLGLWVSSLLEQRLGVLRGELQDENTHREQSAEQQKQHQESQAARLAGLEALLKALATKTEELQQKQQQYEHEKEKREEEDVTPPSDTAPVSAGVQQEDHDALLAEVQRLEVELSRIRQDLQGVMGCKGKCEQLDTLQDTISAQVSSQLRKELQALFFGSGGSAEEQELPESLVLWLSQRYVSTPDLKASLASLEHSILRNISLQLELSRAQTLGEAESQTQTIVKTISGTVQHTSAAEGLTEEHVKLIVQNALKLYSQDRTGLVDYALESGGGSILSTRCSETYETKTALMSLFGLPLWYFSQSPRVVIQPDVYPGNCWAFKGSQGYLVIRLSLRILPTSFCVEHIPKTLSPTGNITSAPRNFTVYGLDDEYQEEGKLLGHYTYQEDGESLQTFPVQEQNDKVFQIIEVRVLSNWGHPEYTCMYRFRVHGEPRPQ, from the exons ATGGAGGAAGAGGTCCAGCTCTTGGCCAACGGCAGAACCACG TCTAAGCAAAGAAGAATGACCATGGATTTTTCCCAGCTGCACACATACACGCCGCCACAGTGTGCTCCGGACAACACCGGCTATACGTACTCTCTCAG ctccagctACTCCACAGCAGCGTTGGACTTTGAGAAGGAGCACCAGATCGCTCCCGTCTACGAGTCGCCCAGGATGTCACGACGGAGCCTCCGTCTGCAGACCAGCGCCGGTCTCCATGGCAACGAGAGCTCGGCCGATCACTCCcagaaccacagcagcagctacaCCAGCACCAGGAGGGAGACACG gaagcagagcagcagaaagcAACAGTCCAGCTCTCTGTCGTTATCCCTGAGCCAAGCCGCCACGCCGAGGAAAACCCTCTCCTTCTCCGCTGTTAGCACCCCGAtcaccaacagcagcagctttcagGAGAGCAGTGTGGCGTCTGAAGCCTCTCAGCTCACCTCCGGCCTGGACCAGTCCCAGCTGAGGCATcgcaccatcaccaccaccaccactacgTCTGTGGATGGACACTGGG GCCACGGCTCCAGCTTCAGTTCGAGTGTCAACGGTGACGCCAGCGTGTCAAAGTCCCACAGCTCACGTGGAAATGGTTACATCTGCAAAGACTGCTCGTTACACTCTCAGAGGACGGACTCCCTCATCGCGCAGTCTTCATCGTCATTGttatcatcgtcatcatcatcatctcaaGCTGCAGAAGCCTCCACCGATGGcctctcctcctcatcttcacctTTCACCAGTATATACACCAGAGACAGGAGTCGGAGGAGCAAGACAG GTGTCCTGGTGTCAATATCTAACACGTGTTTGCGCTACAGCAGACAGGCCCTGGGCCACGTAGTGTCCTTAGTCAGCCTGCTCTTCAACAGTGTGGTCTGGTTGGGTTCAAGGGCCAAGAGCCCTCCAGGAAAAG CTCACTCGAGTTTCTGTGGAAGCATGAATGTGAAGGATCTGGTGACTGAAGATGCATCTCATCTTAAGCTCAATGGTTCCCTGT GTGATGACTGTAAAGGGAAGCAGCACTCTGAGACACACACCGTCCTCCTCACACAGGCCTCCAGGTCTCAGCGCCTGGTGGGGGCGCTGTGGAGCGCCCTAGTTTACGCAG GTTACTGCCTCCTCCAGCCGGGTTACTGTGTGGTCAGAGCCGGGAAAGCGTTGGGATCAGGGGTCGGGACGTCGGCACAGAGGCTGCTCTCAGTGCTCTGGATGCTCCTGGCAGCTCCAG TGAAGGCTGGCCGGGGTCTTCTGTGGTTTCTGGCGTCAGGATGGTACCAGCTGGTGTCACTCATGTCGCTCCTCAACGTCTTCTTTCTGACAAA atgcCTTCCCAGACTCTGGAAGCTCCTCTGGCTCCTTCTGCCCCTTTTGCTCCTCCTTG CTCTATGGCTCTGGGGTCCGTCCACTGCCGCCCTGCTCGCCTACCTCCCAGCCGTGAACCTGACCGAGTGGCGTTCAGCGTCTCCTTTGACCTTCTTGTCCAACATGGTGCCGGTTCCTGCTCCTGTCCCTGCAGCAGAGACTCCGGTGGAGGCGACACCAGCCAGCACAGCATCACAGGCACCG CCCACGCTGCCTCCGGTGGTCGTCTCTGGCGTGGACTTGGAGCGTCTTGAACGGGTCGAGCGCCAGCTAGCCCTGCTGTGGGAGCAGGTCCGGCAGGGTGACGAGAAGCAGGAGCAGCGTCACGGAGACATTTTGGGCCTCTACAGCACCCTCAGGGATCAGCTGCACAGCCAGACCGACAGGGAGAGTCTGGGGTTGTGGGTGTCGTCGCTGCTGGAGCAGAGACTCGGTGTGCTGCGTGGAGAGCTGCAGGACGAGAACACACACCGAGAACAG agTGCAGAGCAACAGAAACAACACCAAGAGAGTCAGGCAGCACGACTGGCTGGTTTAGAAGCGCTGCTCAAAGCTCTGGCTACCAAGACAGAG GAgttgcagcagaagcagcagcagtacgagcatgaaaaggagaagagagaggaggaggatgtgacTCCACCATCTGATACTGCTCCTGTCAG TGCGGGTGTGCAGCAGGAGGACCACGACGCTCTGCTAGCCGAGGTGCAGAGACTTGAGGTTGAGCTGAGTAGAATCAGACAGGACCTGCAGGGCGTTATGGGATGTAAGGGCAAGTGTGAGCAGCTGGACACACTGCAGGACACG ATATCAGCCCAGGTGTCCTCCCAGCTGCGTAAAGAGTTGCAGGCTCTGTTTTTTGGCAGCGGTGGGTCTGCAGAGGAGCAGGAGCTGCCCGAGTCTCTGGTCCTCTGGCTGTCCCAACGTTACGTCAGCACACCGGACCTGAAGGCATCGCTGGCCTCTCTGGAGCACAGCATCCTGAGAAACATCTCTCTGCAGCTGGAGCTCAGCCGAGCCCAGACGCTGGGCGAGGCCGAGTCCCAAACCCAGACCATTGTGAAGACGATAAGTGGGACTGTCCAGCACACGTCTGCTGCCGAGGGACTGACAGAGGAG CACGTGAAGCTGATCGTCCAGAATGCTCTGAAGCTCTACTCCCAGGATCGAACCGGCCTGGTGGACTACGCCCTGGAGTCTGGAG GCGGCAGCATCCTCAGCACCCGCTGCTCTGAGACGTATGAGACCAAGACGGCCCTGATGAGTCTGTTCGGACTGCCGCTTTGGTATTTCTCCCAGTCTCCTCGTGTCGTCATCCAG CCTGATGTCTATCCAGGGAACTGCTGGGCCTTTAAAGGCTCTCAGGGCTACCTGGTGATCCGGCTGTCACTGAGGATCTTGCCAACATCCTTCTGTGTGGAGCACATCCCCAAGACCTTGTCCCCGACCGGAAACATCACCAGCGCCCCTCGCAACTTCACCGTCTAT GGTCTGGATGATGAGTACCAGGAGGAAGGGAAGCTGCTGGGACACTACACGTACCAGGAGGACGGGGAGTCGCTGCAAACCTTCCCGGTTCAG GAGCAGAACGACAAGGTTTTCCAGATCATCGAGGTGCGAGTGCTGTCTAACTGGGGTCACCCAGAGTATACCTGCATGTACCGCTTCAGAGTCCACGGAGAGCCTCGTCCTCAGTGA
- the sun1b gene encoding SUN domain-containing protein 1 isoform X3, which produces MEEEVQLLANGRTTSKQRRMTMDFSQLHTYTPPQCAPDNTGYTYSLSSSYSTAALDFEKEHQIAPVYESPRMSRRSLRLQTSAGLHGNESSADHSQNHSSSYTSTRRETRKQSSRKQQSSSLSLSLSQAATPRKTLSFSAVSTPITNSSSFQESSVASEASQLTSGLDQSQLRHRTITTTTTTSVDGHWGHGSSFSSSVNGDASVSKSHSSRGNGYICKDCSLHSQRTDSLIAQSSSSLLSSSSSSSQAAEASTDGLSSSSSPFTSIYTRDRSRRSKTGVLVSISNTCLRYSRQALGHVVSLVSLLFNSVVWLGSRAKSPPGKGILTSFMDSVRQAASSSLSQLRLLKQSTLHRMMGYRANGYEGQAHSSFCGSMNVKDLVTEDASHLKLNGSLCYCLLQPGYCVVRAGKALGSGVGTSAQRLLSVLWMLLAAPVKAGRGLLWFLASGWYQLVSLMSLLNVFFLTKCLPRLWKLLWLLLPLLLLLALWLWGPSTAALLAYLPAVNLTEWRSASPLTFLSNMVPVPAPVPAAETPVEATPASTASQAPPTLPPVVVSGVDLERLERVERQLALLWEQVRQGDEKQEQRHGDILGLYSTLRDQLHSQTDRESLGLWVSSLLEQRLGVLRGELQDENTHREQSAEQQKQHQESQAARLAGLEALLKALATKTEELQQKQQQYEHEKEKREEEDVTPPSDTAPVSAGVQQEDHDALLAEVQRLEVELSRIRQDLQGVMGCKGKCEQLDTLQDTISAQVSSQLRKELQALFFGSGGSAEEQELPESLVLWLSQRYVSTPDLKASLASLEHSILRNISLQLELSRAQTLGEAESQTQTIVKTISGTVQHTSAAEGLTEEHVKLIVQNALKLYSQDRTGLVDYALESGGGSILSTRCSETYETKTALMSLFGLPLWYFSQSPRVVIQPDVYPGNCWAFKGSQGYLVIRLSLRILPTSFCVEHIPKTLSPTGNITSAPRNFTVYGLDDEYQEEGKLLGHYTYQEDGESLQTFPVQEQNDKVFQIIEVRVLSNWGHPEYTCMYRFRVHGEPRPQ; this is translated from the exons ATGGAGGAAGAGGTCCAGCTCTTGGCCAACGGCAGAACCACG TCTAAGCAAAGAAGAATGACCATGGATTTTTCCCAGCTGCACACATACACGCCGCCACAGTGTGCTCCGGACAACACCGGCTATACGTACTCTCTCAG ctccagctACTCCACAGCAGCGTTGGACTTTGAGAAGGAGCACCAGATCGCTCCCGTCTACGAGTCGCCCAGGATGTCACGACGGAGCCTCCGTCTGCAGACCAGCGCCGGTCTCCATGGCAACGAGAGCTCGGCCGATCACTCCcagaaccacagcagcagctacaCCAGCACCAGGAGGGAGACACG gaagcagagcagcagaaagcAACAGTCCAGCTCTCTGTCGTTATCCCTGAGCCAAGCCGCCACGCCGAGGAAAACCCTCTCCTTCTCCGCTGTTAGCACCCCGAtcaccaacagcagcagctttcagGAGAGCAGTGTGGCGTCTGAAGCCTCTCAGCTCACCTCCGGCCTGGACCAGTCCCAGCTGAGGCATcgcaccatcaccaccaccaccactacgTCTGTGGATGGACACTGGG GCCACGGCTCCAGCTTCAGTTCGAGTGTCAACGGTGACGCCAGCGTGTCAAAGTCCCACAGCTCACGTGGAAATGGTTACATCTGCAAAGACTGCTCGTTACACTCTCAGAGGACGGACTCCCTCATCGCGCAGTCTTCATCGTCATTGttatcatcgtcatcatcatcatctcaaGCTGCAGAAGCCTCCACCGATGGcctctcctcctcatcttcacctTTCACCAGTATATACACCAGAGACAGGAGTCGGAGGAGCAAGACAG GTGTCCTGGTGTCAATATCTAACACGTGTTTGCGCTACAGCAGACAGGCCCTGGGCCACGTAGTGTCCTTAGTCAGCCTGCTCTTCAACAGTGTGGTCTGGTTGGGTTCAAGGGCCAAGAGCCCTCCAGGAAAAG GTATCCTCACATCGTTTATGGACTCAGTGAGACAAGCGGCCTCTTCGAGTTTGTCCCAACTGAGGCTGTTAAAGCAGAGCACTCTCCACAGGATGATGGGCTACAGAGCTAATGGCTATGAAGGACAAG CTCACTCGAGTTTCTGTGGAAGCATGAATGTGAAGGATCTGGTGACTGAAGATGCATCTCATCTTAAGCTCAATGGTTCCCTGT GTTACTGCCTCCTCCAGCCGGGTTACTGTGTGGTCAGAGCCGGGAAAGCGTTGGGATCAGGGGTCGGGACGTCGGCACAGAGGCTGCTCTCAGTGCTCTGGATGCTCCTGGCAGCTCCAG TGAAGGCTGGCCGGGGTCTTCTGTGGTTTCTGGCGTCAGGATGGTACCAGCTGGTGTCACTCATGTCGCTCCTCAACGTCTTCTTTCTGACAAA atgcCTTCCCAGACTCTGGAAGCTCCTCTGGCTCCTTCTGCCCCTTTTGCTCCTCCTTG CTCTATGGCTCTGGGGTCCGTCCACTGCCGCCCTGCTCGCCTACCTCCCAGCCGTGAACCTGACCGAGTGGCGTTCAGCGTCTCCTTTGACCTTCTTGTCCAACATGGTGCCGGTTCCTGCTCCTGTCCCTGCAGCAGAGACTCCGGTGGAGGCGACACCAGCCAGCACAGCATCACAGGCACCG CCCACGCTGCCTCCGGTGGTCGTCTCTGGCGTGGACTTGGAGCGTCTTGAACGGGTCGAGCGCCAGCTAGCCCTGCTGTGGGAGCAGGTCCGGCAGGGTGACGAGAAGCAGGAGCAGCGTCACGGAGACATTTTGGGCCTCTACAGCACCCTCAGGGATCAGCTGCACAGCCAGACCGACAGGGAGAGTCTGGGGTTGTGGGTGTCGTCGCTGCTGGAGCAGAGACTCGGTGTGCTGCGTGGAGAGCTGCAGGACGAGAACACACACCGAGAACAG agTGCAGAGCAACAGAAACAACACCAAGAGAGTCAGGCAGCACGACTGGCTGGTTTAGAAGCGCTGCTCAAAGCTCTGGCTACCAAGACAGAG GAgttgcagcagaagcagcagcagtacgagcatgaaaaggagaagagagaggaggaggatgtgacTCCACCATCTGATACTGCTCCTGTCAG TGCGGGTGTGCAGCAGGAGGACCACGACGCTCTGCTAGCCGAGGTGCAGAGACTTGAGGTTGAGCTGAGTAGAATCAGACAGGACCTGCAGGGCGTTATGGGATGTAAGGGCAAGTGTGAGCAGCTGGACACACTGCAGGACACG ATATCAGCCCAGGTGTCCTCCCAGCTGCGTAAAGAGTTGCAGGCTCTGTTTTTTGGCAGCGGTGGGTCTGCAGAGGAGCAGGAGCTGCCCGAGTCTCTGGTCCTCTGGCTGTCCCAACGTTACGTCAGCACACCGGACCTGAAGGCATCGCTGGCCTCTCTGGAGCACAGCATCCTGAGAAACATCTCTCTGCAGCTGGAGCTCAGCCGAGCCCAGACGCTGGGCGAGGCCGAGTCCCAAACCCAGACCATTGTGAAGACGATAAGTGGGACTGTCCAGCACACGTCTGCTGCCGAGGGACTGACAGAGGAG CACGTGAAGCTGATCGTCCAGAATGCTCTGAAGCTCTACTCCCAGGATCGAACCGGCCTGGTGGACTACGCCCTGGAGTCTGGAG GCGGCAGCATCCTCAGCACCCGCTGCTCTGAGACGTATGAGACCAAGACGGCCCTGATGAGTCTGTTCGGACTGCCGCTTTGGTATTTCTCCCAGTCTCCTCGTGTCGTCATCCAG CCTGATGTCTATCCAGGGAACTGCTGGGCCTTTAAAGGCTCTCAGGGCTACCTGGTGATCCGGCTGTCACTGAGGATCTTGCCAACATCCTTCTGTGTGGAGCACATCCCCAAGACCTTGTCCCCGACCGGAAACATCACCAGCGCCCCTCGCAACTTCACCGTCTAT GGTCTGGATGATGAGTACCAGGAGGAAGGGAAGCTGCTGGGACACTACACGTACCAGGAGGACGGGGAGTCGCTGCAAACCTTCCCGGTTCAG GAGCAGAACGACAAGGTTTTCCAGATCATCGAGGTGCGAGTGCTGTCTAACTGGGGTCACCCAGAGTATACCTGCATGTACCGCTTCAGAGTCCACGGAGAGCCTCGTCCTCAGTGA